atttggTTGCTCGAAGGAAAAGGGTAAAAGGCCAACATCACCCAACAGGACATGCCACCTTAGCCCAAATGAAATTATAAGGCAATAAAAGGGTTATACcaaaaaaagtagaaaattttgattcatttaatgcatataaaaatatgaaatgaaTTATTCACTTTACATTAGATTAGGCTGATTACTAATAATTTGTTGGATTTGGTTGAAATTCGTTACTAAAATAATTTAGTCATACAGTAATAGTGCTAACTGTTAACATATAATCAATTTGTGTTGTTCTGATTTTGATTAAGGTCAAATTTTCTACTCTTGGTTTGTATGACACAGCAGGTGCTCAAAATTCATTCTAGAGAAAAGTCATCAAAAGTTTGACGAGCTGAGTAGCTGATTAACACTTCTAATTATGTTCTTGGTGTGATGCAGAATCAATGGTTCTAAATGTAAATTTTACATTATGTTTACCTATGTAATGGACATGGAATTGATTTTCAGTTAAACCACCACTGAACacgtttttttggttttttaaagTATCTTTcaactcaacaagtcaatatctTGATTGGAGCTATATTTAAAGATTTATTATAATAGTTATACAAGTTTTTAGATAATGGATAAGAATtggtgtaattttttaatattgaaagttactgtattttttcaaaatgcCTCGAGCGGCGAAAGCAGATTTTcagattagatttttttttaatttataaagatAATACATAGACTgtgtattgtattattttaattttaagttattgtattattttaattttaaattataataaacgGATTGTATATTGTTAGTGTAATACGTGTTCTGCATATTGTGTTTACATAAAATAGCGATCCAAAACACTGTGAAATcctattttttgtaatattaacCTATTCACtcttcaataataaaaataaaaaaaaatccaggGAGCTAACCAACATGTCTtcaaaaaaacaataaaacaaaggaGAAAAAAGGAATCAACATCTAGAATTATGTGTACAATACAAATGATTGGGATTTGAGGGAAGCATGTTGCAATTAATTCTCTGGTTCCAGTTTTCTGCTTGAAATATACTCCATCAGGCTACAAGTTACTAGCAACAATTCAGTTAGTTATAAAATACACATATGTATTCGGATTAATGTCCATTAGCATTGCCATTATAGTGCCGGTATCCAAAGTCCAAACCCATTTAATATGCGTAGTAAATTACCATTTTAGCCATCAGAATAGTCCTCAAAGGAAAGACGCAATAATACTATAATTTCTAAATATTAGTTGTCTAgtaaaatacattaaatttgGGAGAATGTATTTTCCAGAGGGGTTTAGATAAgattttgacccaatttttaaCAAACATGtttaaagaaatatttttttttcttccgatttttaaatttaataattttttgtaaagtgaattttttaattaaaaattcaaaaaggattaaaaattgaattttatatttattttatgcatatttttataaataattatttaaatttaaaaaataaaaaatacaaaaacctGCTTATCActtaaaaaatgtatattttcctaaataaaattagagtttgtTCGCGTGTTATtgagttattaaaattttaatagtaaaagtaaaagtaaatatattaaaaaatatatatatatttaaaaaaattataatttacattttttaaaagtcttttttacttaaaaaatatatttttaatattataaataaataaaaaatatttttatattatcgtacctaaacataattattaaataaaaatatttttacataaaaatttaaacataattttttaaaaaataatatcactTGAAACaagtatttttcataaaaactcaaCTAAATaagtctttaatttaaaaaaaaatcataatgtCATTTATTTCTCTCTCAAATAGTACtttatagaaaattaaatatgtTACACCCAAAATAGtgatttacttatttattataACATCCATCAACTACTCTGTGAGACTATTCATGCATTGTCTGATATGTAAATATCCCAAATTTATTTTCCAATTTCCATAGCACATAGGGGAAGTAAAGGTAGCTCACTATCCACCCATAATTTTGTCTGGTGGTCCCACCTTACTTTTACTCATCTATCACTCACTCtattattattcatttcatTATTTGGTCCCACTCCTAAGTCCTAACATACCATACCATAttcatattttcttaaaaagaattattgttttcattcttattcttatatttCATTAACACCTATCACTTTATTATTGAACATATAAAAGATTAAACAATAagacatacacacacacacaaatatttagcaattaattttttgtacaaatagtaattttaaatattaaatttttattaaaatttgaacacCTTAATTATAAAGATGATAGTTAAGATGttaatatatattgtattaaataatttaattaaacaccttaaatttttcacaaaaaaatagtaatttattatatataaaatatttctttcatcttataataatatttgaagagcaataatattttctctttctatATATGTTACTTTCCCATCATGCTTTTGGGAAAGCACTTTTAGTACACACCCCAAGTAACCAAAAACCtgcaatattattattaataattcagaagaaagataagatcatgaaggaagaaggagaaaaCATCACAAAAACAAGAAGGAGTAGAGAGAGTTTCAATGATTGTGGTGCTGCTAACGGTGTTGGTGTAGTAGCAGCAAAAGTTATggcaaacaacaacaacaacaataatcataataataatagtcaTAAGGGTAACTACAACTACAAATTCTGGGTTTTAGCTGCAATAATTGTTCTTGCACTATGGTCAATGTTCACTGGCTCTGTCACACTCAAATGGTCTGCTTCAAACCTCACAAGATTCTCACATGACTTGGATCATTCTATCACTCTTCAAGATCTTGATGTCTTGGTATGTTACACAaacaaatttgttttttttttttaaataaataattattatataagttTTGTCAGAAAGAACAATACTTTAGATACAAGTTATGATACccatttagtttttgttttattctctaATTAAGTAAAGGGGTGTAACAATTTTTATGAGATGTGCTAAAATTAGTAATTAGATGGTATGTTTTTATATGCAGAATATCAAGCTAGCCCTTTAGAAGATTTTGGACaaaaaatgtatttattttaagaaataagaattaaattgaTATGTAAACAAAGAACATTAGATTACCAACTAAACTATGTCAATTTTGAAACCATCAACTTAGATGttcatctttctttcttatgCAGAAATGTTGAAATTAGTACTTACAAGATGACCTgcataatataaaatcaaattagtaCTTTTAAGGATTGTTGACATAAATTTAGTcctttttatactaaactatgtcaatttttaaaatgatcaaATTAGTCAAAAAATGTTTGATAGAACTAACTTGAAGTGAATTACATAGGAAgtggaggagagggagaaagTGGTGCGGCGGATGTGGGAGGTTTACACCCACAGCACCACCGCGAAGGTGCCGCGATTTTGGTCAGATGCATTTCATGCTGCCTATGAACATTTGGTGAGTGATGTACCTACAATTAGAGATGCTGCCATCTCAGAAATTGCTAAGATGTCTATCCAATTTCTCAGTTTGCAGCAGCAACTTCCAATTCAGCTTCAATCTGAATCTGTAAGCTAACTTATTATGCAGAGTTGTTATGAAAATCTTTTTAGCATGCTAGATTCATATGCAATGAAAATCTTTAATATGATTAAAGTTGTAAATTTGCTTGAATGGTTTTGCTGTTTGGTTCTTCTTTGATGTCTGATTAATAGATTATGCTGCAAGCTTTCTGTTTGTAGGTTCTGATCTATGAATCTAAATGTTTCTGGATATGAACTCCCTTCTGATATGTTCATATTTTTTCTATGAATCACACTATTGCTTAGGAAAAATCATTACTTGCTTGTTCTTAAGACAATGATCACCATTTTCATGATCAAACATGTGCAGAACATCAGGGTATCAAGGAAAAtgaaagaagaacaagaaagtagcTGGGGAGCTAAAATTGGCACTAAGCAATAACAAGGAATCAGTAGCTGTTCTATTGTATAAGACTGAAATATAAAATGTGTGTAGATCTTACCATGTTTGTATAGTTTTGTACATTTAAATTAGTGTTGTCATCAATGTATGAATAAGAACACACTGCTTTTtcaagacattacagtgtacaaAAAAAAGTGATGGTTCAAGTAACTAGGCCCACCGGGCTATCGTGGGCTGCAGATGCAACGGCCTGTTATCCCTCCACTATTGGAAGCAGGAAGTGTTCGTCGCTCTGTGAAACCAGCCTCACGCATTGCCTTCCATTCTAAAGGCAAAGAGACCCGGGCCTTCGCCTAGGTACCTGGGCCCAACTCTCAACTTGGAGAGGGCAGACCAACTGAGACATCAGTCAGCCCAGCAAGGCAGCCTTGGCCCTTGTTCCATCACCTTAGTATTTTGAAGTTGTGTCGGATGTGGGACTTTTAAATGCAGAttataacctaaaaaaaatcTGCATTTGATTGACAaggtttattattatatatccaTTTTTCCTCTCACTTTTTTGGATGAAATAAAGGATAATCCATCTATCTCATGCATCTGTTATGAATTATGATGTTAGACACATTTGTTGCATCATTATCTTCTTGTAACCTTTTTCATTGTCTGTCATAATGTTATGATGTTAATGCAATTTTCTTAGTGAAGTTTATACTCTTTTGCTGGTATCTTTTGGATGCAAATTCAAGCTCTTCTTTTATCAAAGTTTTTATAGCCAAATTTGCATGTATGATAAACGAAATGCATAAAATTTAGTTGTGCTTTACTTAAT
This portion of the Arachis duranensis cultivar V14167 chromosome 6, aradu.V14167.gnm2.J7QH, whole genome shotgun sequence genome encodes:
- the LOC107495981 gene encoding uncharacterized protein LOC107495981, yielding MKEEGENITKTRRSRESFNDCGAANGVGVVAAKVMANNNNNNNHNNNSHKGNYNYKFWVLAAIIVLALWSMFTGSVTLKWSASNLTRFSHDLDHSITLQDLDVLEVEEREKVVRRMWEVYTHSTTAKVPRFWSDAFHAAYEHLVSDVPTIRDAAISEIAKMSIQFLSLQQQLPIQLQSESNIRVSRKMKEEQESSWGAKIGTKQ